One window of the Chanos chanos chromosome 11, fChaCha1.1, whole genome shotgun sequence genome contains the following:
- the arfip1 gene encoding arfaptin-1, whose amino-acid sequence MTEESHRSPAAEISVTSNGDTDQSHEEVFQRDLSHAVPSGPIMSQTHAIPDKLGMTTEGIVEVGPYRGSASQPTTPTVAPSPAAASRLARPASDSQVESGTDANKGQAKSGALVLADDMRNPALEKLELVRKWSINTYKCTKQILSEKLGRGSRTVDLELEAQIEVLRDNKRKYEHVIKLAQTLTNQLTQMMQTQRQLGDAFADLSLKSPELHEEFGYNAETQKLLAKNGETLLGAIQFFISSVNTLVDKTIEDTLINVKQYEVARVEYDAYRTDLEELNLGPRDANTLPKIELSQQRFQIHREKYEKMRNDVSIKLKFLEENKVKVLHNQLVLFHNAIAAYYAGNQQQLEQTLKQFHIKPKMPGGDTPSWLEEH is encoded by the exons GACCTGTCACATGCTGTGCCCTCTGGACCAATCATGTCGCAGACTCACGCCATCCCTGACAAGTTAGGAATGACTACTGAAGGCATTGTTGAAGTGGGACCATACAGAG GATCAGCAAGCCAGCCCACGACCCCCACCGTGGCTCCCAGTCCTGCGGCCGCTAGCCGGCTAGCTCGGCCGGCAAGCGATAGTCAGGTGGAGAGCGGGACAG ATGCCAATAAAGGACAGGCAAAGAGTGGGGCTCTGGTGCTGGCAGATGACATGAGAAACCCAGCGCTCGAGAAACTGGAACTGGTCAGAAAATGGAGCATCAACACGTATAAA TGCACTAAGCAGATATTATCGGAGAAGTTGGGTCGCGGTTCCCGGACGGTGGATCTGGAGCTGGAGGCTCAGATCGAggttctcagagacaacaagcGGAAATATGAACATGTGATCAAACTGGCACAGACGCTGACCAATCAGCTCACACAGATGATGCAGACGCAGCGGCAGCTGGGAGACGCCTTTGCAGACCTCAGTCTCAAATCACCCGAACTGCat GAGGAGTTTGGATATAACGCTGAAACCCAAAAGCTTCTGGCCAAAAATGGAGAAACTCTCTTAGGAGCCATCCAGTTCTTCATCTCCAGCGTCAACACGCTGGTGGACAAAACCATCGAGGACACTCTGATCAATGTCAAACAGTACGAGGTCGCCAG GGTGGAATATGACGCTTACCGTACTGACCTGGAGGAGCTGAATTTGGGCCCACGGGACGCCAACACCCTGCCCAAGATCGAGCTTTCCCAGCAGCGCTTCCAGATCCATCGTGAGAAGTACGAGAAGATGCGGAATGACGTGTCAATCAAACTCAAATTCCTGGAGGAGAACAAG GTGAAGGTTTTGCACAACCAGCTGGTCCTGTTTCATAACGCCATCGCAGCGTACTATGCTGGAAACCAACAACAGCTGGAACAGACGCTCAAACAGTTCCACATCAAACCCAAAATGCCCGGAGGGGACACCCCGTCCTGGCTGGAGGAGCACTGA